From a single Aestuariibius sp. HNIBRBA575 genomic region:
- a CDS encoding alpha-D-glucose phosphate-specific phosphoglucomutase codes for MNIETRRTKAIAGQKPGTSGLRKKTRVFMEPNYLENFVQATFDGIGGGAGKIFVVGGDGRFFNKAAIQTILKMAAANGATTAIVGQDGILSTPAASHLIRQNAADGGFILSASHNPGGIDEDFGVKFNAENGGPAPEKLTAKIYDATLAITEYKTIDAADVDLNVIGSTQVGDMVVHVVDPVDSYQKLMESMFDFNAIRALFADGFTMKFDAMHAVTGPYATAILEGALGAKPGTVINGIPLEDFGKGHPDPNPIWAKPLVDLMMSDVAPDLGAASDGDGDRNMIVGRGAYVTPSDSLAILAANAHLAPAYRDGLAGIARSMPTSAASDRVAKKLGIDAFETPTGWKFFGNLLDVGKVTICGEESAGTGSSHVREKDGLWAVLLWLNILAVRKQSVADIVTDHWQAYGRDYYSRFDYEDVATDKANQLMDGLRAQLTDLAGRNEAGLTVKAADEFSYLDPVDGSQSHNQGVRIMFDGGGRAVFRLSGTGTQGATIRLYLEQFSGVNGDISQDTQDALKNVRDAAHIISDMEGLIGRITPDVVT; via the coding sequence ATGAACATTGAAACACGCCGCACCAAAGCGATTGCCGGTCAAAAACCCGGAACCTCTGGGCTTCGGAAAAAAACCCGCGTGTTCATGGAACCAAACTATCTGGAAAACTTTGTTCAGGCCACGTTTGACGGCATCGGCGGTGGTGCTGGGAAAATCTTTGTTGTTGGGGGCGATGGGCGGTTCTTTAACAAGGCGGCAATCCAGACGATCCTGAAAATGGCCGCGGCCAATGGCGCCACCACCGCCATCGTCGGCCAAGACGGCATTTTATCCACCCCGGCTGCGTCGCATTTGATCCGCCAGAACGCTGCGGATGGTGGTTTTATTTTGTCCGCCAGCCACAATCCTGGGGGCATAGACGAAGATTTTGGGGTGAAATTTAACGCTGAAAATGGCGGCCCAGCACCGGAAAAACTAACCGCCAAAATCTATGATGCAACGCTGGCGATCACAGAATACAAAACCATCGACGCTGCTGATGTCGACCTGAATGTGATTGGGTCGACCCAAGTTGGGGACATGGTTGTTCATGTGGTTGATCCGGTCGACAGCTATCAAAAACTGATGGAAAGCATGTTTGACTTCAACGCGATACGCGCGTTGTTTGCAGATGGGTTCACCATGAAGTTTGACGCGATGCACGCCGTGACCGGCCCCTATGCGACCGCAATTCTAGAAGGGGCGCTGGGCGCCAAACCCGGAACCGTTATCAACGGCATTCCTCTAGAGGATTTTGGCAAAGGCCACCCGGACCCCAACCCGATCTGGGCCAAACCGCTGGTCGATTTGATGATGTCTGACGTCGCCCCAGATCTGGGTGCGGCATCGGACGGGGACGGGGATCGCAACATGATCGTTGGGCGCGGCGCCTATGTAACACCGTCCGATAGTCTGGCGATTTTGGCCGCGAACGCCCATCTGGCGCCAGCATATCGCGATGGTTTAGCCGGGATCGCACGGTCTATGCCCACCAGCGCCGCATCAGACCGCGTGGCGAAAAAACTGGGGATCGACGCATTCGAAACCCCCACCGGCTGGAAATTCTTTGGCAATTTGCTGGATGTGGGCAAGGTCACAATCTGCGGCGAAGAAAGCGCCGGCACCGGGTCCAGCCATGTCCGTGAAAAAGACGGGCTTTGGGCAGTTTTACTGTGGCTGAATATCCTGGCGGTGCGCAAACAATCGGTCGCGGACATCGTGACAGATCATTGGCAGGCCTATGGGCGCGACTATTATTCACGTTTTGACTACGAAGATGTGGCAACCGACAAGGCCAACCAATTGATGGATGGTCTGCGGGCGCAATTGACGGATTTGGCCGGGCGGAATGAAGCTGGGCTGACGGTCAAAGCGGCAGATGAATTTTCCTATCTTGATCCGGTTGATGGATCCCAGAGCCATAACCAAGGCGTGCGGATCATGTTTGACGGTGGCGGACGGGCTGTGTTCCGCCTGTCTGGCACCGGTACCCAAGGCGCGACGATCCGGCTATATCTGGAACAGTTTTCCGGGGTAAATGGCGACATCAGCCAAGACACCCAAGACGCGTTGAAAAACGTCCGCGATGCCGCCCATATTATCAGCGACATGGAAGGTTTGATTGGCCGGATCACGCCGGATGTCGTGACTTAA
- the cueR gene encoding Cu(I)-responsive transcriptional regulator — protein MNIGDVSKQSGLPTKTIRYYEEIGLVTPLRSENGYRDFRETDLHKLTFLGRARTLGFTIEACRTLLALYEDDTRESAHVKALAQDHLREIDEKIAQLQSMRSTLSHLVTSCAGDNRPDCPILQDLATFKPQ, from the coding sequence ATGAATATCGGAGACGTATCCAAACAATCCGGCTTGCCGACAAAAACCATCCGATATTACGAGGAAATTGGGTTGGTCACCCCGTTGAGGTCTGAAAATGGCTATCGGGATTTTCGTGAAACTGACCTGCATAAACTGACATTTCTGGGCCGGGCGCGAACGCTGGGCTTTACGATCGAAGCGTGCCGGACCTTGTTGGCGCTGTACGAAGATGACACACGCGAAAGCGCACATGTCAAAGCATTGGCACAGGACCATTTGCGTGAGATCGACGAAAAAATTGCACAGCTTCAATCCATGCGATCAACCCTGTCCCATCTCGTGACATCCTGTGCAGGGGATAACCGCCCGGATTGTCCGATATTACAGGATCTAGCGACTTTTAAGCCGCAATAA
- a CDS encoding heavy metal translocating P-type ATPase, with protein sequence MNTQNVAAQTEVTLSVGNLSCASCVGRVDRMLNDLDGLQDVSVNLATETAQMTLTDGVNVADVVQALDTLGYPAQQGEVTLNVGAMSCASCVGRVERALAAAPGVIDVSVNLALETAHVTYAIGATSPDMLAQVATQAGYPAQIADQSAAIDRTARKEEESAEQLRRVILASALVLPVFLMEMGAHIFPAVHHAIHATIGQQASWLIQFVLTTAILLGPGRLFYTKGVPALIKGAPDMNSLVAVGTGAAYFYSVVATFLPQLLPDQVRAVYFESAGVIVVLILIGRWLEARAKGRTGAAIQTLLGLQTRVAHVQVGTEIKDVDVDQLQVGDVVIVRPGERVAVDGTVIDGQSYVDESMITGEPIPVAKHAQDHVTGGTVNGTGSLTVAATHVGADTTLSQIICMVEQAQGAKLPIQGLVDRITLWFVPAVMGLAGLSMLFWLLLGPEPALTYAIVVGVSVLIIACPCAMGLATPTSIMVGTGRAAELGVLFRKGDALQGLGQVGVVALDKTGTITAGRPELTDLVLADGMTREHVLALAAAAEARSEHPIATAIQRAAQSQGGTIPQATGFASVTGQGVRAVVDGQDVIVGADRFMIRENVDIAPLVEAELRLAQMGNTALFVAIDGQVAAVIGVSDPIKATSQAAISALQGMGLAVAMITGDKHETAQAIAAQVGVDHVVAGVMPEGKVAALDTLRQNHGNVAFVGDGINDAPALAHADVGIAIGTGTDVAIESADVVLMSGDLRGVANAMILSRRTMTNIKQNLGWAFAYNVALIPVAAGVLYPVFGLLLSPVLAAGAMAFSSVFVLSNALRLRRVKSAFTDRDMPVTTPEIIQAQ encoded by the coding sequence ATGAACACCCAAAATGTCGCAGCTCAGACTGAGGTCACATTGTCGGTTGGCAACCTGTCATGCGCGTCCTGCGTGGGGCGGGTTGACCGGATGTTGAACGATTTGGACGGGCTGCAGGATGTCAGCGTCAACTTGGCCACGGAAACGGCGCAAATGACCCTGACCGACGGCGTCAACGTGGCGGATGTAGTGCAGGCCTTGGACACGTTGGGCTATCCTGCACAACAGGGCGAGGTGACGTTGAATGTGGGCGCGATGTCCTGTGCATCATGTGTCGGTCGGGTAGAGCGCGCCTTGGCTGCGGCCCCCGGTGTGATCGACGTGTCTGTGAACCTTGCGTTGGAAACGGCGCATGTCACCTATGCCATAGGGGCAACCAGCCCGGATATGTTGGCTCAGGTGGCAACGCAGGCTGGATACCCTGCACAAATCGCCGATCAATCCGCAGCAATTGACCGTACCGCCCGCAAAGAAGAAGAATCCGCCGAACAATTGCGCCGGGTTATTCTGGCCAGCGCGCTGGTTTTGCCCGTGTTTCTGATGGAAATGGGCGCGCATATCTTTCCTGCGGTGCATCACGCCATTCATGCCACAATCGGCCAACAGGCCAGTTGGTTGATCCAGTTTGTGCTCACAACTGCTATTCTGTTGGGGCCGGGGCGTTTGTTTTACACCAAAGGCGTGCCGGCCTTGATCAAGGGCGCGCCGGATATGAACAGCCTTGTCGCGGTTGGCACGGGCGCGGCCTATTTCTATTCGGTGGTGGCCACATTTCTACCGCAGCTTTTGCCGGATCAGGTGCGCGCCGTCTATTTTGAATCCGCCGGTGTGATTGTGGTGCTGATCCTCATTGGTCGCTGGCTAGAGGCCCGCGCAAAAGGCCGCACCGGGGCGGCGATCCAAACATTGCTAGGGCTTCAGACCCGGGTGGCCCATGTGCAGGTTGGCACCGAAATCAAAGATGTCGACGTTGACCAATTGCAGGTTGGTGACGTGGTTATTGTGCGTCCGGGGGAACGGGTTGCCGTGGATGGAACCGTGATTGACGGTCAGAGCTATGTTGACGAAAGCATGATCACCGGCGAACCCATTCCAGTGGCCAAACACGCGCAGGATCATGTGACAGGCGGTACTGTGAACGGCACCGGCAGCCTGACGGTTGCGGCCACTCATGTGGGTGCGGACACAACATTGTCCCAGATCATTTGCATGGTTGAACAGGCACAAGGCGCCAAGCTTCCTATTCAGGGATTGGTGGACCGGATTACGTTGTGGTTCGTTCCGGCGGTGATGGGCCTGGCGGGGCTAAGCATGCTGTTTTGGTTGCTCTTGGGGCCTGAACCCGCGCTGACCTATGCGATTGTGGTGGGCGTATCGGTGTTGATCATTGCATGTCCCTGCGCGATGGGGCTGGCGACGCCCACGTCGATCATGGTCGGCACCGGTCGCGCCGCCGAACTGGGGGTGCTGTTTCGAAAAGGGGACGCATTGCAAGGCCTGGGACAAGTGGGGGTCGTGGCGCTGGATAAAACCGGCACAATCACGGCCGGGCGTCCGGAATTGACCGACTTGGTTTTGGCCGATGGCATGACGCGCGAACATGTGTTGGCCTTGGCCGCCGCCGCAGAGGCGCGATCAGAGCACCCGATCGCCACTGCGATCCAGCGCGCCGCGCAATCCCAAGGGGGGACCATCCCACAAGCCACCGGATTTGCCTCTGTCACCGGGCAGGGCGTGCGCGCCGTTGTGGACGGCCAAGACGTGATCGTGGGGGCGGACCGTTTTATGATCCGCGAAAACGTGGATATCGCACCGCTGGTTGAGGCAGAGCTTAGGCTGGCGCAAATGGGAAATACCGCGCTGTTTGTGGCGATTGACGGACAGGTAGCCGCCGTGATCGGCGTGTCTGATCCGATCAAAGCCACCAGCCAAGCGGCGATTTCTGCCTTGCAGGGCATGGGGTTGGCGGTTGCGATGATCACCGGTGACAAACACGAAACCGCACAGGCCATCGCCGCGCAAGTCGGGGTTGATCATGTGGTGGCGGGCGTGATGCCAGAGGGCAAAGTCGCCGCACTTGATACGTTGCGCCAAAACCATGGAAACGTCGCATTTGTGGGGGATGGCATCAATGATGCACCCGCATTGGCCCATGCGGATGTGGGGATCGCGATTGGTACTGGCACGGATGTGGCGATTGAATCGGCTGATGTTGTGTTAATGTCGGGCGATCTGCGTGGGGTTGCCAATGCGATGATCCTGTCGCGGCGCACGATGACCAATATCAAACAGAACCTTGGCTGGGCCTTTGCCTATAATGTGGCGCTGATCCCGGTTGCCGCTGGGGTGTTATACCCCGTCTTTGGCCTGTTGTTATCCCCGGTGCTGGCGGCAGGGGCCATGGCGTTTTCTTCTGTTTTTGTGCTGAGCAACGCCCTAAGGCTGCGCCGGGTTAAATCCGCATTTACAGATCGTGACATGCCAGTGACCACACCAGAAATAATCCAAGCCCAGTAA
- a CDS encoding META domain-containing protein, which produces MKQAVLFLIGTLGLTGCADETISAYGAGGRTFALVSMDDVAFTASATISFHAQGRIEGQGPCNYYFGVQTAPYPWFSLDGVGSTEMACTELTTEATYFDALQSMTISEVSGDALILSNEQGATMVFEAIQGS; this is translated from the coding sequence ATGAAACAGGCAGTTCTATTCTTAATCGGCACTCTGGGGTTAACCGGATGCGCAGACGAAACCATTTCCGCCTATGGCGCAGGTGGGCGGACATTTGCATTGGTATCGATGGATGACGTGGCGTTCACGGCCAGCGCCACGATCAGTTTTCACGCCCAAGGCCGCATCGAAGGCCAAGGCCCCTGCAACTACTATTTTGGTGTGCAAACCGCCCCTTATCCTTGGTTCAGTCTGGATGGGGTCGGATCAACCGAAATGGCCTGTACAGAACTGACGACCGAGGCCACGTATTTTGACGCGCTGCAATCCATGACCATTTCCGAAGTGTCTGGCGATGCGTTGATCCTGTCCAATGAACAGGGCGCGACCATGGTCTTTGAGGCCATCCAAGGGTCCTAA
- the recO gene encoding DNA repair protein RecO has translation MEWRAEGTLISLRKHGENAAIIEVLTAEHGLHAGVVRGASSRKMTPILQPGSQIDVTWKARLEDHLGSFTVEPIRGRSALIMNDRLALAGLNAICGLLSFVLAEREPHADLYLRTQELLDLLGRTDAWPLAYLRWEVALLDEMGFGMDLTACAVTGHNDALIYVSPRSGRAVSASAAGEWADRLLPLPPVLLGEGFAPNYEILQGLQTTGYFLANQLAKSLGNKPLPAARQRLIDALTKAMN, from the coding sequence ATCGAGTGGCGCGCAGAAGGGACATTGATCAGCCTGCGCAAACACGGCGAAAATGCTGCGATCATCGAAGTTTTAACTGCGGAACACGGGCTTCATGCGGGGGTTGTGCGTGGGGCCAGCAGCCGGAAAATGACCCCGATTTTACAGCCCGGTTCGCAGATCGATGTTACATGGAAGGCCCGCCTAGAGGACCACCTCGGCAGTTTTACCGTTGAACCGATCCGTGGCCGTTCGGCGCTGATTATGAACGACCGGCTGGCGCTGGCGGGGTTAAATGCCATCTGTGGGCTGCTGTCGTTTGTGTTGGCCGAACGCGAACCACATGCGGATCTGTACCTGCGCACCCAAGAATTGCTGGACCTTTTGGGCCGCACAGACGCCTGGCCGTTGGCCTATCTGCGTTGGGAAGTGGCGTTGTTGGACGAAATGGGATTTGGCATGGATTTGACCGCCTGCGCGGTCACGGGCCACAATGATGCGCTGATTTATGTGTCGCCCCGGTCAGGACGCGCGGTCAGTGCCTCGGCGGCGGGGGAATGGGCGGATCGGTTGCTGCCGTTGCCGCCGGTTTTGCTGGGCGAAGGGTTTGCGCCGAATTACGAAATCTTGCAGGGGCTTCAAACCACTGGGTATTTTCTGGCCAATCAATTGGCAAAATCGCTGGGCAACAAACCTTTGCCTGCTGCGCGTCAACGATTGATCGACGCCTTGACCAAAGCGATGAATTAG
- a CDS encoding DUF1491 family protein, with translation MRLTADMWVSAYLTRLRLSDIPAFVVRKGDLTAGNILIKLNTLDGQATLFQRMHDLMTDTRKWDVLAQGDDRDVEVSIVKQSGFDPDLWVIEVEDRAGRTLLDEPGFA, from the coding sequence ATGCGCCTGACCGCTGATATGTGGGTTTCGGCCTACCTGACCCGTTTGCGTCTGTCCGATATTCCGGCCTTTGTGGTACGCAAGGGCGATCTGACGGCGGGGAATATTCTGATCAAACTCAATACGTTGGATGGTCAGGCGACGTTGTTTCAACGTATGCATGATCTGATGACAGATACGCGGAAATGGGATGTTCTGGCGCAGGGCGATGACCGCGATGTTGAGGTGTCGATCGTCAAACAATCAGGGTTCGATCCCGACCTTTGGGTGATAGAGGTCGAAGATCGCGCCGGGCGCACATTGCTGGACGAGCCGGGTTTCGCATGA
- the era gene encoding GTPase Era has product MNDATEHSDATPDFDGPTRSGFVALIGEPNAGKSTLTNHMVGAKVSIVTHKVQTTRARIRGVAIEGASQIVFVDTPGLFNPKRRLDRAMVAAAWGGASDADVIVLLIEAHRGITDGVKNILKRLNDIGEHRKIALAINKIDRVEAPVLLALTKDMNERYNFVDTFLISAEKGHGCDALRAWLAKELPEGPWLYPEDQIADLPVRMIAAEMTREKLTLRLHQELPYQLTVETEHWEERKDGSCRVDQLIYVMRDGHKGIVLGHRGDTIKAVSKASREELEEFLGRKVHLFLQVKVRPNWLEESERYSEMGLDFRDGN; this is encoded by the coding sequence ATGAACGACGCCACAGAACATTCTGACGCGACACCCGATTTTGACGGCCCAACCCGATCCGGTTTTGTCGCGCTGATTGGCGAACCCAATGCAGGCAAATCGACCCTGACCAACCACATGGTTGGCGCCAAGGTCAGCATCGTCACCCACAAAGTGCAAACCACCCGCGCCCGTATTCGCGGCGTTGCCATCGAAGGCGCGTCTCAGATCGTGTTTGTCGACACGCCGGGCCTGTTTAACCCCAAACGCCGCCTTGATCGCGCCATGGTCGCGGCCGCTTGGGGCGGGGCGTCGGATGCGGATGTGATCGTGCTGTTGATTGAGGCGCATCGCGGCATCACCGATGGGGTGAAAAACATCCTCAAACGTCTGAATGACATTGGTGAACACCGCAAAATCGCGTTGGCGATCAACAAAATCGACCGGGTCGAAGCGCCGGTGCTGCTGGCCCTGACCAAGGACATGAACGAACGCTATAATTTCGTCGATACGTTCCTGATTTCCGCCGAAAAAGGCCATGGCTGCGATGCGCTGCGTGCATGGCTGGCCAAAGAACTGCCCGAAGGTCCGTGGCTTTATCCAGAAGATCAGATCGCCGATCTGCCGGTTCGGATGATTGCCGCTGAAATGACCCGCGAAAAACTGACCCTGCGTCTGCATCAGGAATTGCCCTATCAATTGACGGTCGAAACCGAACATTGGGAGGAACGCAAAGACGGGTCCTGTCGGGTGGATCAGCTGATCTATGTGATGCGCGACGGGCATAAAGGCATTGTTTTGGGGCATCGTGGCGACACGATCAAAGCCGTGTCCAAAGCGTCGCGCGAAGAGCTAGAGGAATTTCTGGGCCGCAAGGTGCATCTGTTTTTACAGGTTAAAGTACGCCCCAACTGGCTCGAAGAATCCGAACGTTACTCAGAAATGGGACTTGATTTTCGCGATGGCAACTAA
- the rnc gene encoding ribonuclease III, producing MKLSADLEAFSGRLGHTFTRSELLVRAVTHSSMSSPHRDDNQRLEFLGDRVLGLVMSDALLKADVAASEGMLAPRYNALVRKETCADVARQIDLGAVMKLGRSEMKSGGRRKEALLADAMEAVIAAVYLDAGFQAAEALVLRLWGDRIQNVEQDARDAKTSLQEWAQARGQTPPVYREVGRSGPDHAPIFTIEVTLASGEHENASAGAKRQAEQAAAKSLLEKVSQ from the coding sequence GTGAAGTTAAGCGCAGATTTAGAAGCCTTTAGCGGGCGGTTGGGCCATACGTTTACCCGGTCGGAACTGTTGGTGCGCGCGGTGACACATTCATCCATGTCGTCGCCCCATCGTGACGACAATCAGCGGCTTGAATTCCTTGGGGATCGGGTGCTGGGATTGGTGATGTCTGACGCACTGTTAAAGGCAGATGTCGCTGCATCCGAAGGCATGTTGGCCCCGCGCTATAACGCCTTGGTGCGCAAAGAAACTTGCGCCGATGTGGCCCGCCAGATTGATCTGGGCGCGGTGATGAAACTGGGCCGGTCCGAAATGAAATCGGGCGGGCGACGCAAAGAGGCGTTGCTGGCCGACGCCATGGAGGCGGTGATCGCCGCCGTTTATCTCGATGCCGGATTTCAGGCCGCCGAAGCGTTGGTTCTGCGGCTCTGGGGGGATCGCATTCAGAACGTCGAACAGGATGCGCGCGACGCCAAAACCAGTCTGCAGGAATGGGCCCAAGCCCGTGGCCAGACCCCGCCTGTTTACCGCGAGGTTGGCCGATCCGGTCCTGACCACGCTCCGATTTTTACCATCGAGGTGACGCTTGCCTCGGGGGAACATGAAAACGCCAGTGCAGGTGCAAAACGGCAGGCCGAACAGGCCGCCGCGAAATCCCTGCTTGAAAAGGTATCTCAATGA
- the lepB gene encoding signal peptidase I, with amino-acid sequence MSEEKGLLHGVWETVKTVVYALLIAGAFRTFLFQPFWIPSGSMKDTLLIGDFLFVNKMAYGYSYASCPSIRIPAVGIDISAEDFCGVFKGSDSRLFGSEPERGDVVVFRHPTRGDDFIKRMIGLPGDRIQMIDGVLQINGEAVIIEEDGFFIETYEQQGPLGNTPMCMNGSVGIGGDCMKERMYETLPNGVRHAILNARDDNPRPFTDNSGVYVVPEGEYFLMGDNRDNSGDSRVPATQRGVGFVPLEDIVGRADRIMFSSAGRSMFAFWTWRSDRFFKAIE; translated from the coding sequence ATGTCAGAGGAAAAGGGCCTGTTGCACGGCGTCTGGGAAACGGTGAAAACCGTGGTTTATGCCCTGTTGATCGCTGGCGCCTTTCGCACATTCCTGTTTCAGCCGTTCTGGATCCCGTCAGGGTCCATGAAGGACACATTGCTGATCGGTGATTTCCTGTTCGTCAATAAAATGGCCTATGGCTATTCCTATGCGTCCTGCCCGTCGATCCGCATTCCGGCCGTGGGCATTGACATTTCTGCCGAAGATTTCTGTGGCGTCTTTAAGGGCAGCGACAGTCGTCTGTTTGGGTCCGAGCCAGAACGCGGCGACGTTGTCGTGTTCCGCCACCCCACACGCGGTGACGATTTCATCAAACGGATGATCGGCCTGCCGGGGGATCGCATTCAGATGATCGACGGTGTTTTGCAGATCAACGGCGAAGCGGTGATCATCGAAGAAGACGGATTTTTCATCGAAACCTATGAACAACAGGGACCGCTGGGCAATACGCCGATGTGTATGAACGGGTCCGTGGGCATTGGCGGTGATTGCATGAAGGAACGCATGTACGAAACCCTGCCCAATGGGGTGCGCCATGCGATTTTGAACGCGCGGGATGACAATCCGCGTCCGTTCACCGATAATAGCGGCGTCTATGTTGTTCCCGAAGGCGAATATTTCCTGATGGGTGACAACCGTGACAATTCGGGGGATTCCCGGGTGCCTGCCACACAGCGCGGCGTTGGCTTTGTCCCACTAGAGGATATTGTCGGGCGCGCCGATCGCATCATGTTCTCGTCCGCGGGGCGGTCTATGTTTGCGTTCTGGACATGGCGGTCTGACCGGTTCTTTAAGGCGATCGAGTGA
- the acpS gene encoding holo-ACP synthase: MILGIGTDLANIDRIQGTLDRFGERFKNRVFTEIEQQKAERRKDIAGTYAKRWAAKEACSKALGTGLAMGISWKDMAVQNMRTGQPTMSVTGWAADRLADMTPPGHEAHIHVTLTDDHPWAQAFVVIEARPVMQSNNQKPAQGG, from the coding sequence ATGATTTTGGGCATCGGGACGGATTTAGCCAATATTGACCGCATTCAAGGCACGTTGGATCGGTTTGGCGAGCGGTTCAAAAACCGCGTCTTCACTGAAATTGAACAACAAAAAGCCGAACGTCGCAAAGATATCGCCGGCACTTATGCCAAACGCTGGGCCGCCAAAGAAGCCTGTTCAAAGGCGCTTGGAACCGGGCTTGCGATGGGGATTTCGTGGAAAGATATGGCCGTGCAAAATATGCGCACAGGTCAGCCCACGATGTCCGTGACCGGATGGGCCGCGGATCGGTTGGCGGACATGACCCCACCGGGGCATGAGGCGCATATTCACGTCACTTTGACCGACGATCACCCATGGGCGCAGGCCTTTGTTGTGATCGAAGCCCGCCCCGTCATGCAATCGAACAATCAGAAACCCGCCCAAGGCGGTTGA
- a CDS encoding LysE family translocator: MGPDIVLILIGWAIAGGSPGPATLAISGTSMGMGRQAGLTIAGGIVAGSVTWGIAAGMGMSAIMLANAWVFEVVRYIGALYLMYLAVKSLRSAMRPTASRPVEMRRTKLFAKGMLLHLTNPKAILSWGAIYAIALPVGAGSTQVWQLFAMLSTVSCSVFFGYAILFSHAAIARGYQRARRGFDLAFAALFGGASLKILTADLELS, translated from the coding sequence ATGGGTCCTGATATCGTCCTGATCCTGATCGGCTGGGCCATTGCGGGGGGATCGCCGGGGCCTGCGACCTTGGCCATTTCGGGCACATCGATGGGCATGGGGCGACAGGCCGGATTGACCATTGCGGGTGGCATCGTCGCTGGATCGGTCACATGGGGCATCGCGGCGGGCATGGGCATGAGCGCGATCATGCTGGCCAACGCCTGGGTCTTTGAGGTCGTGCGCTATATCGGCGCGCTTTATCTGATGTATTTGGCGGTCAAATCTTTGCGCAGCGCCATGCGGCCCACTGCGTCCCGCCCGGTAGAAATGCGCCGTACCAAACTGTTTGCCAAAGGCATGTTGCTGCATTTGACCAACCCCAAAGCCATCCTCAGCTGGGGTGCGATTTACGCGATTGCTCTGCCTGTTGGGGCGGGATCGACGCAGGTGTGGCAATTATTTGCCATGCTTAGCACCGTGTCCTGTAGCGTGTTTTTTGGCTATGCGATTTTGTTTTCCCATGCGGCGATTGCCCGTGGGTATCAGCGGGCGCGACGTGGGTTTGATCTGGCCTTTGCGGCGTTGTTTGGTGGGGCGTCGTTAAAAATCCTGACCGCAGATTTGGAGCTTTCGTAA
- a CDS encoding pyridoxine 5'-phosphate synthase — MNLGKLRLGVNIDHVATVRNARGGMYPDPLRAAKMAEQAGADGITAHLREDRRHISDADIDGLMEVLTVPLNFEMAATDEMQAIALRHKPHAVCIVPEKREERTTEGGLEVAREENKLAHFIAPLREAGCRVSIFIAADKRQIDAAHRIGAQVIELHTGAYCDAFADGDFAKRDAELDALRDMATYAHSLGLEVHAGHGLTYETVAPIAAFPEVQELNIGHFIIGESIFLGLEPAIREMRRLMDEARA; from the coding sequence ATGAATTTGGGCAAGCTGCGCCTTGGCGTGAATATCGATCACGTGGCAACCGTGCGCAATGCGCGCGGCGGGATGTACCCTGATCCGTTACGCGCGGCCAAAATGGCGGAACAGGCGGGCGCGGATGGGATCACTGCGCATCTGCGCGAAGATCGGCGTCACATTTCGGACGCGGATATCGATGGCCTGATGGAGGTTCTGACCGTTCCGTTGAACTTTGAAATGGCTGCGACGGATGAAATGCAGGCGATTGCCCTGCGTCACAAACCCCACGCGGTCTGCATCGTTCCTGAAAAACGCGAAGAGCGCACCACCGAAGGCGGGCTGGAAGTGGCGCGCGAAGAAAACAAATTGGCGCATTTTATCGCCCCGTTGCGCGAAGCGGGCTGTCGCGTGTCGATTTTTATCGCGGCGGATAAACGCCAGATTGATGCCGCGCACCGCATTGGCGCGCAGGTGATCGAACTGCATACGGGCGCTTATTGCGATGCGTTTGCGGATGGTGATTTTGCCAAACGTGACGCGGAATTGGACGCGTTGCGTGATATGGCGACCTATGCGCATTCCTTGGGGCTAGAGGTTCATGCCGGACATGGTTTGACCTATGAAACCGTCGCGCCGATCGCCGCCTTTCCTGAGGTCCAAGAGCTGAATATCGGGCATTTCATCATCGGAGAGAGCATTTTTCTGGGGCTGGAACCAGCAATCCGTGAAATGCGCCGTCTGATGGATGAGGCGCGCGCCTAA